One Heptranchias perlo isolate sHepPer1 unplaced genomic scaffold, sHepPer1.hap1 HAP1_SCAFFOLD_43, whole genome shotgun sequence genomic window carries:
- the LOC137312379 gene encoding histone H2B 1/2-like, with protein MPEDKKAAPKKGAKKTLSKVPAKGGKKRRKARKESYSIYVYKVMKQVHPDTGISSKAMSIMNSFVNDIFERIAGEASRLAHYNKRRTISSREIQTAVRLLLPGELAKHAVSEGTKAVTKYTSSK; from the coding sequence atgcctgaggacaagaaagcagctcccaagaagggcgccaagaaaaccttgagtaaagtaccagccaagggcggcaagaagcggagaaaggcgaggaaggagagttactccatctacgtctacaaagtgatgaagcaggttcaccccgacaccggcatctcctccaaggccatgagcatcatgaactcctttgtgaacgatattttcgagcgcatcgcgggtgaggcttcccgcctggcacaTTATAATAAACGCCGCACCATCAGCtctcgggagatccagaccgccgttcgcctgctgctgcccggggaactggccaagcacgccgtgtcggaagggacaaaggcggtgaccaaatacaccagctccaagtaa